One genomic region from Salvia hispanica cultivar TCC Black 2014 chromosome 2, UniMelb_Shisp_WGS_1.0, whole genome shotgun sequence encodes:
- the LOC125207699 gene encoding E3 ubiquitin-protein ligase RNF182-like, giving the protein MWKSISHTIRGFRQKKNIAELVRVCHEASDDEISSNASTEEGLECPICWESFNIVENVPYVLWCGHSLCKNCIMGLRLATLKFSPHLIQIPFFVSCPWCNFLTFRLLYKDNLRFPSKNFFILWMVESRNGERVKTLSSICRDRQQIWSQRCPSATSNNSSDATSRTLHRLGHSSYRYNHSRYSDRFTAERLQMSLHKSLDFFIRVMAKFPLVLLLMIVTFALPVSAVILMLYLAITILFAVPAFLVLYFAYPLLDWLGREMRT; this is encoded by the coding sequence ATGTGGAAATCTATATCACATACCATTCGGGGATTTAggcaaaagaaaaacattgCTGAGCTAGTCAGGGTTTGCCATGAAGCATCAGATGATGAGATCTCTTCAAACGCTAGCACTGAAGAAGGGCTGGAATGCCCAATCTGTTGGGAATCATTCAATATTGTTGAGAACGTGCCTTATGTTTTATGGTGCGGCCACAGCCTCTGCAAGAATTGCATCATGGGGCTTCGTTTGGCTACTCTGAAGTTTTCCCCGCATCTGATTCAGATTCCCTTTTTTGTTTCCTGCCCATGGTGTAATTTCCTGACATTCCGTCTCCTTTACAAGGATAATCTTAGATTCCCAAGCAAGAACTTCTTCATACTGTGGATGGTGGAAAGCAGAAATGGTGAGAGGGTGAAGACACTTTCGTCCATCTGTAGAGACCGTCAACAAATATGGTCCCAAAGGTGCCCTTCAGCTACCAGTAATAACTCTTCTGATGCCACCAGCAGGACATTGCATCGTCTTGGTCATTCAAGCTACAGATATAATCACAGCCGCTACAGCGATAGATTCACTGCTGAAAGGCTCCAGATGTCCCTCCACAAATCCCTCGACTTCTTCATTAGAGTGATGGCCAAGTTTCCACTGGTTCTTCTACTCATGATCGTCACATTTGCATTACCTGTGAGTGCTGTCATCCTAATGCTCTACTTGGCAATAACAATTCTCTTTGCGGTTCCAGCCTTCTTGGTTCTGTATTTTGCATATCCCCTGCTGGATTGGCTGGGACGAGAGATGAGAACTTAG
- the LOC125207698 gene encoding remorin-like isoform X1 produces the protein MESLIKQTRSRFGGSKDDKNSSTADRKVPPQKTQSFREKKRSQGWIKKQLSRQMSWEYDFSSSEYPTAIAAAAYAIHSLDESSSRDKKERDYDQNNSLSKTKSRVDDREEKPGPLKSALKSFDGTPRTSSKDEGTMSNRLPEKKPTRKISFADLAEISSNKDEKIPLQKDPERDPSLRRPPTFADKQLSVADSRKPLKSPPPPPPPLPPIARKPGPADSAAAAWEKEEMASIRERFDKLRATIDNWETKKKKKAKRKIEGIEQAELDKSKAKAIKKYNSEISRITGIASGARAQAEENRRVEELKVKEKANKIRATGKIPATCLCF, from the exons ATGGAAAGCTTGATTAAGCAAACAAG ATCAAGATTTGGAGGTAGTAAAGACGATAAAAACAGCAGCACAGCAGACAGGAAAGTCCCACCTCAAAAAACACAATCCTTCagag agaagaagagaagccAAGGGTGGATCAAGAAACAGTTATCCAGACAAATGAGTTGGGAGTATGATTTCAGCAGCTCGGAATACCCTACTGCTATTGCTGCAGCAGCTTATGCCATCCACTCTCTCGATGAATCAAGCTCGCGGGACAAAAAGGAGAGAGATTATGACCAGAACAACTCTTTGAGCAAGACAAAGAGTAGAGTTGATGACAGAGAAGAAAAGCCTGGACCGCTCAAAAGTGCACTCAAGTCCTTCG ATGGAACTCCAAGGACAAGTTCTAAGGATGAGGGTACGATGAGTAATAGGTTGCCCGAGAAGAAACCAACCAGGAAAATAAGCTTTGCCGATCTTGCTGAAATTAGCAGCAACAAAGATGAAAAGATACCACTACAGAAGGACCCTGAGCGAGATCCATCGCTGAGACGGCCTCCAACTTTTGCAGACAAGCAGTTAAGTGTGGCTGATAGCAGAAAACCGCTAAAGtctcctccacctccacctccacctctgCCTCCAATTGCAAGAAAACCTGGACCAGCAGATTCTGCAGCTGCTGCATGGGAGAAAGAAGAGATGGCGAGTATTAGAGAACG GTTTGACAAGCTGAGGGCCACGATTGATAACTGggagacgaagaagaagaagaaggctAAACGCAAGATAGAAGGCATAGAG CAGGCTGAATTAGACAAGAGTAAAGCAAAAGCCATCAAGAAATACAACAGTGAGATATCAAGAATTACAGGGATCGCGAGCGGAGCCCGAGCACAGGCAGAGGAGAATCGCCGGGTCGAGGAGCTCAAGGTGAAGGAGAAGGCCAATAAAATCAGAGCAACAGGAAAAATTCCAGCAACTTGTTTGTGCTTTTGA
- the LOC125207698 gene encoding remorin-like isoform X2, giving the protein MESLIKQTRSRFGGSKDDKNSSTADRKVPPQKTQSFREKKRSQGWIKKQLSRQMSWEYDFSSSEYPTAIAAAAYAIHSLDESSSRDKKERDYDQNNSLSKTKSRVDDREEKPGPLKSALKSFDGTPRTSSKDEGTMSNRLPEKKPTRKISFADLAEISSNKDEKIPLQKDPERDPSLRRPPTFADKQLSVADSRKPLKSPPPPPPPLPPIARKPGPADSAAAAWEKEEMASIRERFDKLRATIDNWETKKKKKAKRKIEGIEAELDKSKAKAIKKYNSEISRITGIASGARAQAEENRRVEELKVKEKANKIRATGKIPATCLCF; this is encoded by the exons ATGGAAAGCTTGATTAAGCAAACAAG ATCAAGATTTGGAGGTAGTAAAGACGATAAAAACAGCAGCACAGCAGACAGGAAAGTCCCACCTCAAAAAACACAATCCTTCagag agaagaagagaagccAAGGGTGGATCAAGAAACAGTTATCCAGACAAATGAGTTGGGAGTATGATTTCAGCAGCTCGGAATACCCTACTGCTATTGCTGCAGCAGCTTATGCCATCCACTCTCTCGATGAATCAAGCTCGCGGGACAAAAAGGAGAGAGATTATGACCAGAACAACTCTTTGAGCAAGACAAAGAGTAGAGTTGATGACAGAGAAGAAAAGCCTGGACCGCTCAAAAGTGCACTCAAGTCCTTCG ATGGAACTCCAAGGACAAGTTCTAAGGATGAGGGTACGATGAGTAATAGGTTGCCCGAGAAGAAACCAACCAGGAAAATAAGCTTTGCCGATCTTGCTGAAATTAGCAGCAACAAAGATGAAAAGATACCACTACAGAAGGACCCTGAGCGAGATCCATCGCTGAGACGGCCTCCAACTTTTGCAGACAAGCAGTTAAGTGTGGCTGATAGCAGAAAACCGCTAAAGtctcctccacctccacctccacctctgCCTCCAATTGCAAGAAAACCTGGACCAGCAGATTCTGCAGCTGCTGCATGGGAGAAAGAAGAGATGGCGAGTATTAGAGAACG GTTTGACAAGCTGAGGGCCACGATTGATAACTGggagacgaagaagaagaagaaggctAAACGCAAGATAGAAGGCATAGAG GCTGAATTAGACAAGAGTAAAGCAAAAGCCATCAAGAAATACAACAGTGAGATATCAAGAATTACAGGGATCGCGAGCGGAGCCCGAGCACAGGCAGAGGAGAATCGCCGGGTCGAGGAGCTCAAGGTGAAGGAGAAGGCCAATAAAATCAGAGCAACAGGAAAAATTCCAGCAACTTGTTTGTGCTTTTGA
- the LOC125206423 gene encoding heparanase-like protein 2 → MVKSVTSIAKTDDNFICATLDWWPHNKCDYNQCPWENAGILNLDLDNKILANAIKAFKSLRIRVGGSLQDQVVYKVGKHSKKCPQFKLKHEGLFGFSRGCLSMERWDRLNNLFNQTGAHVTFSLNALAGRKREEPDDEAGKKMPDSDDKAMPLMVGKWDHRNAYDLMEYTASKGYKIDSYELGNELCGSGVSVRVEAKPYGKDMITLKKMIKRLYPNPTTRPKLLGPAGFYDEEWFKTFLQTSGPNVVDGLTHHIYNLGAGVDPTLINKIQDPYFLDQVAETYKSVSTSAELYGPWAGAWVGESGGAYNSGGRTVSHAFVDGFWYLDQLGMTSTFNHKAFCRQALIGGNYALLNTTTFIPNPDYYGALLWHRLMGKKVLGATHGGSPYLRAYAHCSKKTKGISVLLINMSNSTKFDVSVVNDLNLYPQESELMNENGNEGLGVREEYHLTPENGNILSDVVLLNGTPLKLTESDDIPDINPVAVDALQPIAVAPDSIVFATLRGFRAPACA, encoded by the exons ATGGTTAAAAGTGTCACATCCATAGCCAAAACTGATGACAACTTCATTTGTGCAACATTAGATTGGTGGCCTCACAACAAATGTGACTACAATCAGTGCCCTTGGGAAAATGCAGGCATTCTTAATCTG GATTTGGACAACAAGATTCTTGCAAATGCAATCAAGG CATTCAAATCTCTTAGAATCAGAGTTGGAGGTTCATTGCAAGATCAAGTCGTGTACAAAGTTGGAAAACATAGCAAAAAGTGCCCACAATTCAAGCTTAAGCATGAAGGCCTGTTTGGATTCTCACGAGGCTGTCTCTCAATGGAAAGATGGGATCGCTTGAACAATTTGTTCAACCAAACGGG CGCTCATGTTACGTTTAGCTTGAACGCGCTGGCTGGAAGGAAGAGGGAGGAACCAGACGATGAGGCCGGGAAGAAGATGCCGGATTCGGATGATAAGGCCATGCCGCTCATGGTCGGCAAATGGGATCACAGAAACGCCTATGACTTGATGGAGTATACTGCTTCGAAAGGCTACAAGATTGATTCTTATGAACTTG GAAATGAGCTATGTGGGAGCGGGGTGTCGGTGAGAGTGGAGGCAAAGCCATACGGCAAGGACATGATTACTCTCAAGAAAATGATCAAGAGATTGTACCCTAACCCTACCACCCGCCCGAAGCTCTTGGGTCCGGCTGGATTCTACGACGAGGAATGGTTCAAGACCTTCCTTCAGACATCCGGCCCCAACGTTGTCGATGGCCTAACTCACCATATTTACAACCTCGGTGCTG GTGTTGATCCAACTTTGATAAACAAGATTCAAGATCCTTACTTTCTTGATCAAGTAGCTGAGACCTACAAGAGTGTGTCGACCTCGGCCGAGCTGTATGGGCCGTGGGCCGGGGCTTGGGTTGGGGAATCCGGCGGTGCATACAACAGCGGTGGAAGAACCGTCTCTCACGCCTTTGTTGATGGATTTTG GTATTTGGATCAATTAGGCATGACATCCACATTCAATCACAAGGCTTTCTGCAGACAAGCATTGATTGGAGGGAATTACGCACTCTTGAATACGACGACGTTTATTCCTAATCCAGATTACTATGG CGCGCTGTTATGGCATCGGCTGATGGGAAAGAAGGTGCTCGGTGCAACTCACGGAGGCTCGCCTTATCTACGTGCTTACGCTCATTGCTCCAAGAAAACT aagGGAATCTCTGTGTTGCTAATCAACATGTCGAATTCAACAAAGTTTGACGTGTCAGTAGTGAATGATCTGAACTTGTACCCTCAAGAATCGGAGTTGatgaatgaaaatggaaatgaggGTTTGGGTGTGAGAGAGGAGTATCATCTGACGCCTGAAAATGGCAACATTCTGAGTGATGTGGTGCTGCTGAATGGAACGCCGTTGAAGCTTACGGAATCGGATGATATTCCGGATATCAATCCGGTGGCTGTTGATGCTTTGCAGCCCATCGCTGTCGCGCCGGATTCCATAGTTTTTGCTACGCTGAGAGGGTTTAGGGCACCTGCCTGTGCATAG
- the LOC125207379 gene encoding pentatricopeptide repeat-containing protein At2g20540-like yields the protein MSSRCLHLLEKCRSLTQLKQAHALAVTCGLATNTFALSRILAFCSNPSHGALDYGYKIFNQIENPTICICNTMIKGFLLKDESFRALQVHRLILRHGLLPDNYTLPYTLKACANMKSLNLGGSVHGQSLKLGFPSDNFVGNSLIAMYSAVGEMGAARLVFEEISLKCVVSWTVLISGYAKGGDVYSARLVFDEAPLKDRGIWGAMIAGYVQNNCFKEGLKLFRLMQLSGIKPDEASLVSMLCACAHLGCLEIGKWIHRYVEKVGMSLGLKLGTALIDMYSKCGCLDLAEKVFDEMHKRDVICWNTMISGYAMNGDGGSAVKMFDEMRRLGVEPDSVTFISLFMACSYSNMAEEGLRLLHEMADVCKIEPGPEHYGCIVDLLTRARLIEEANAIVQRMPVTGSSSEEAIAWRALLSGCCSHGRVDLAEAAAERLVELERHSGAYVLLANAYAAAGRHEEARRIRKMMRKRGVEKTPGCSSVEIDSSVHEFVAGEKTHSRMDEISAILEVIKKHLEIDSSFVSSVSL from the coding sequence ATGAGCAGCAGATGCCTTCACCTCTTAGAAAAATGCAGGAGCTTAACGCAGTTAAAGCAAGCTCACGCATTGGCCGTTACATGCGGCCTCGCCACCAACACCTTCGCTCTCAGCAGAATCTTGGCTTTCTGCTCAAATCCTTCCCATGGCGCCCTCGACTACGGCTACAAAATCTTCAATCAGATCGAAAATCCCACAATTTGCATATGCAACACCATGATCAAAGGCTTCCTGCTCAAAGACGAGAGCTTTAGAGCCTTACAAGTACACAGATTGATTTTGAGACATGGTTTGCTCCCCGATAATTACACGCTTCCTTACACCTTGAAAGCTTGCGCAAACATGAAAAGTTTGAATCTTGGAGGATCGGTTCATGGGCAATCTCTGAAACTAGGATTCCCGTCCGATAATTTCGTGGGAAACTCTTTGATTGCGATGTATTCTGCTGTGGGAGAAATGGGAGCGGCGAGGCTTGTTTTCGAGGAGATTTCTTTGAAATGTGTTGTTTCTTGGACAGTTTTGATTTCAGGGTATGCTAAAGGAGGTGATGTTTATTCGGCAAGATTGGTTTTTGATGAAGCCCCTTTGAAGGATAGGGGGATTTGGGGTGCTATGATTGCTGGGTATGTACAAAACAACTGTTTCAAAGAAGGTTTGAAGCTGTTTAGGTTGATGCAGTTGAGTGGGATTAAGCCTGATGAGGCAAGTCTTGTTAGCATGCTTTGTGCTTGTGCTCATTTAGGGTGTCTCGAGATTGGGAAATGGATTCATAGATATGTGGAGAAGGTTGGAATGTCACTGGGTTTGAAACTGGGCACTGCTTTAATCGACATGTATTCGAAATGTGGATGCTTGGATTTGGCTGAGAaggtgtttgatgaaatgcaTAAGAGAGATGTGATTTGCTGGAACACTATGATTTCAGGCTATGCTATGAACGGCGACGGAGGGAGTGCGGTTAAGATGTTTGACGAAATGCGGAGGCTAGGGGTGGAGCCGGATAGTGTGACGTTCATCTCGTTGTTCATGGCTTGTAGCTACTCTAACATGGCAGAGGAAGGGCTACGTTTGCTGCATGAGATGGCCGACGTTTGCAAGATTGAGCCGGGACCCGAGCATTATGGGTGCATAGTCGATCTCCTCACGAGGGCGAGGCTAATTGAGGAAGCTAACGCTATAGTTCAGAGGATGCCAGTTACGGGCTCCTCCTCTGAAGAAGCTATAGCGTGGAGGGCGCTGCTCAGCGGTTGCTGCAGCCATGGGCGTGTTGATTTGGCTGAGGCTGCGGCTGAGAGGCTGGTGGAGTTGGAGAGGCATAGCGGGGCATACGTCTTGCTGGCGAATGCATATGCAGCTGCCGGGAGGCACGAAGAGGCGAGGAGGATTAGGAAGATGATGAGAAAGAGAGGAGTGGAGAAGACGCCGGGGTGTAGCTCGGTGGAGATTGACAGTTCAGTTCATGAGTTTGTTGCTGGGGAGAAGACACATTCGAGAATGGATGAGATATCTGCAATTCTTGAGGTCATCAAAAAACATTTAGAGATTGATTCAAGTTTTGTTTCAAGTGTAAGCTTATGA
- the LOC125207380 gene encoding probable leucine-rich repeat receptor-like protein kinase At1g35710 isoform X2, protein MANCFRIISSILHLLIVALLLLNDAVLCKTLKRDVKALNEIKASLGWRVVYAWVGDDPCGDGDLPAWSGVTCSPVSGSDYRVVTELEVYAVSIVGPFPLAVTNLMDLTRLDLHNNKLTGPIPSQIGRLKHLKILNLRWNKLQDSIPPEIGELKQLTHLYLSFNNFKGEIPKELANLPQLRYLQLHENRLIGRIPPELGTLTNLRHLDVGNNHLVGTIRELIRIEGCFPALRNLYLNNNYLTGGVPSQLANLTNLEILYLDHNQFTGRIPDTFYKHPFLKELYIEGNSFRPGVKPIGEHKVLELADSEFLV, encoded by the exons ATGGCAAATTGTTTCCGTataatttcttcaattctCCATCTCCTCATCGTGGCTTTGTTGTTACTGAACGACGCCGTGCTATGCAAAACGCTTAAGCGAGACG TGAAGGCATTGAATGAAATAAAGGCATCACTTGGATGGAGAGTGGTGTATGCTTGGGTTGGAGACGATCCTTGTGGAGATGGCGATTTGCCTGCTTGGTCTGGGGTCACGTGTTCCCCTGTGAGTGGTAGCGACTATCGGGTTGTTACTGAATT GGAAGTTTATGCAGTTTCTATCGTTGGTCCTTTTCCTCTTGCAGTCACCAATCTGATGGATCTTACTAGGCT GGATCTTCACAACAACAAACTCACAGGCCCAATTCCGTCTCAAATTGGACGACTGAAGCACCTCAAGATTCT GAATTTGAGGTGGAATAAACTCCAAGATTCTATTCCTCCTGAAATTGGTGAATTAAAACAGCTTACCCATCT CTATCTGAgctttaataatttcaaaggTGAAATCCCAAAGGAGCTTGCAAATCTTCCACAACTCCGTTATCTTCAACTGCATGAAAATCGTTTGATTGGGAGAATTCCTCCTGAATTGGGAACCTTAACAAACTTGCGGCACTT GGATGTTGGTAACAATCACTTGGTTGGGACCATAAGGGAACTTATTCGTATTGAAGGATGCTTCCCAGCTCTTCGTAATTT ATATCTAAATAATAATTACCTTACTGGAGGAGTTCCATCACAGCTTGCTAATTTGACAAATTTGGAGATCTT GTACTTGGATCACAACCAATTTACTGGGAGGATACCTGATACCTTCTACAAGCACCCATTTTTGAAAGAATT GTACATTGAAGGAAATTCATTCCGACCAGGCGTGAAACCGATTGGTGAACACAAAGTTTTGGAGCTTGCTGATTCAGAGTTTCTGGTTTAG
- the LOC125207380 gene encoding receptor-like protein 35 isoform X1 → MANCFRIISSILHLLIVALLLLNDAVLCKTLKRDVKALNEIKASLGWRVVYAWVGDDPCGDGDLPAWSGVTCSPVSGSDYRVVTELEVYAVSIVGPFPLAVTNLMDLTRLDLHNNKLTGPIPSQIGRLKHLKILNLRWNKLQDSIPPEIGELKQLTHLYLSFNNFKGEIPKELANLPQLRYLQLHENRLIGRIPPELGTLTNLRHLDVGNNHLVGTIRELIRIEGCFPALRNLYLNNNYLTGGVPSQLANLTNLEILYLSYNKMSGVIPFGVAHIPRLTYLYLDHNQFTGRIPDTFYKHPFLKELYIEGNSFRPGVKPIGEHKVLELADSEFLV, encoded by the exons ATGGCAAATTGTTTCCGTataatttcttcaattctCCATCTCCTCATCGTGGCTTTGTTGTTACTGAACGACGCCGTGCTATGCAAAACGCTTAAGCGAGACG TGAAGGCATTGAATGAAATAAAGGCATCACTTGGATGGAGAGTGGTGTATGCTTGGGTTGGAGACGATCCTTGTGGAGATGGCGATTTGCCTGCTTGGTCTGGGGTCACGTGTTCCCCTGTGAGTGGTAGCGACTATCGGGTTGTTACTGAATT GGAAGTTTATGCAGTTTCTATCGTTGGTCCTTTTCCTCTTGCAGTCACCAATCTGATGGATCTTACTAGGCT GGATCTTCACAACAACAAACTCACAGGCCCAATTCCGTCTCAAATTGGACGACTGAAGCACCTCAAGATTCT GAATTTGAGGTGGAATAAACTCCAAGATTCTATTCCTCCTGAAATTGGTGAATTAAAACAGCTTACCCATCT CTATCTGAgctttaataatttcaaaggTGAAATCCCAAAGGAGCTTGCAAATCTTCCACAACTCCGTTATCTTCAACTGCATGAAAATCGTTTGATTGGGAGAATTCCTCCTGAATTGGGAACCTTAACAAACTTGCGGCACTT GGATGTTGGTAACAATCACTTGGTTGGGACCATAAGGGAACTTATTCGTATTGAAGGATGCTTCCCAGCTCTTCGTAATTT ATATCTAAATAATAATTACCTTACTGGAGGAGTTCCATCACAGCTTGCTAATTTGACAAATTTGGAGATCTT ATATTTATCCTACAACAAAATGTCTGGAGTTATACCATTTGGGGTTGCTCATATTCCTCGATTAACCTACTT GTACTTGGATCACAACCAATTTACTGGGAGGATACCTGATACCTTCTACAAGCACCCATTTTTGAAAGAATT GTACATTGAAGGAAATTCATTCCGACCAGGCGTGAAACCGATTGGTGAACACAAAGTTTTGGAGCTTGCTGATTCAGAGTTTCTGGTTTAG
- the LOC125207321 gene encoding probable inactive purple acid phosphatase 2 has translation MKPSHAVAILAILSLLVAPSSSKVSISVAPTSVPKSGDPVTIKWSGLDSPSPLDWIGIYTPPNSAHRHFIGYIFLSSSPGWESGSGSVTIPLVNMRSDYQFRIFHWSESEINPDKTDHDHNPLPRTKHLLAQSDPVTFEPGRGPEQVHLALTDGDGEMRVMFVTHDGKESFVKYGLTRDGLDRVVGTEVARYVREDMCDSPANDSVGWRDPGFIHDGVMLGLKDGKRYFYQVGSDSGGWSTMYTFVSPVKDSSETTAFLFGDMGTATPYSTYVRIQEESIATLKWISRDLEAIGDKPSLISHIGDISYARGYSWLWDNFFYQIQPVASRVPYMVCIGNHEYDWLLQPWKPDWSSAVYGKDGGGECGVPYSLRFHMPGNSSEPTGSRAPATRNLYYSFDMGVVHFVYFSTETNFLAGSKQYEFLKKDLESVNRTKTPYVVVQGHRPMYTTSYETRDRPFRERLQEHLEPLLVKNNVTLALWGHVHRYERFCPLNNFTCGSLGIEGERWEAYPVHLVIGMAGQDWQPIWQPRADHLTDPIFPQPVRSLYRGGEFGYVRLVANREKLTLSYVGNHDGEVHDAVEIMASGQVLNGVGRAASSNESSVAPHQGLGSRVSWYVGVASVLVLGAFLGYVLGFVSRARREGGPKAQWTAVKSEET, from the exons aTGAAGCCATCACACGCAGTCGCGATTCTCGCAATCCTCTCTCTCCTCGTCGCCCCATCCTCATCCAAGGTCTCGATCTCGGTCGCCCCGACATCCGTTCCCAAATCGGGCGACCCGGTGACGATCAAATGGAGCGGCCTCGATTCGCCGTCGCCTCTCGACTGGATCGGAATCTACACCCCGCCGAACTCCGCCCATCGCCACTTCATCGGCTACATCTTCCTCTCCTCTTCGCCCGGTTGGGAATCCGGGTCGGGCTCCGTCACGATCCCTCTCGTCAACATGCGATCCGACTACCAGTTCCGGATCTTCCACTGGTCTGAATCCGAGATCAACCCGGACAAGACGGACCACGACCACAACCCGCTCCCGAGGACCAAGCACCTCCTCGCGCAGTCCGACCCGGTGACGTTTGAGCCGGGTCGGGGCCCCGAGCAGGTCCACCTGGCGCTGACGGACGGGGATGGGGAGATGCGGGTCATGTTCGTGACCCATGATGGGAAGGAGAGCTTTGTGAAATACGGGTTAACCCGGGATGGATTGGACCGGGTTGTGGGTACGGAGGTGGCCCGGTATGTGAGAGAGGATATGTGTGATTCGCCTGCCAATGACAGCGTTGGATGGAGAGATCCTGGGTTTATTCATGATGGTGTCATGCTTGGCTTGAAGGATGGGAAGAGGTATTTTTATCAg GTGGGTAGTGATTCTGGGGGCTGGAGCACAATGTACACCTTCGTGTCTCCGGTTAAGGATTCGAGTGAGACGACAGCTTTCTTGTTTGGAGACATGGGGACTGCTACACCCTACTCAACTTATGTGCGCATACAGGAAGAAAGCATTGCCACACTTAAGTGGATAAGTCGAGATCTTGAAGCTATTGGCGACAAGCCTTCATTGATATCACACATTGGAGATATAAGCTACGCGAGAGGCTATTCTTGGCTGTGggataacttcttctaccagATACAACCTGTGGCTTCCAGAGTTCCATACATGGTGTGCATTGGCAATCATGAATATGATTGGCTGTTGCAGCCTTGGAAGCCCGACTGGTCCAGTGCGGTCTATGGCAAAGATGGGGGTGGAGAGTGTGGGGTGCCTTACAGTCTCAGGTTCCACATGCCGGGGAACTCCTCAGAGCCTACTGGATCCAGAGCCCCTGCGACAAGGAATCTTTATTACTCATTTGACATGGGAGTAGtccattttgtttatttctcGACAGAGACTAATTTCCTAGCTGGGAGCAAACAGTATGAGTTCTTGAAGAAGGATCTTGAATCAGTGAACAGAACCAAGACACCTTATGTTGTCGTCCAAGGGCATAGGCCGATGTACACTACAAGCTATGAGACAAGAGACCGGCCGTTTAGGGAGAGGCTCCAAGAGCACTTGGAGCCTCTTCTTGTGAAGAACAATGTTACACTAGCACTATGGGGTCACGTGCATAGATACGAACGATTTTGCCCTCTAAACAACTTCACTTGTGGAAGCTTGGGCATCGAGGGAGAGAGATGGGAGGCGTACCCGGTGCACTTGGTGATTGGGATGGCCGGGCAGGATTGGCAGCCGATTTGGCAGCCAAGGGCCGACCATCTCACGGATCCCATCTTCCCCCAGCCCGTTAGGTCACTGTACCGTGGTGGTGAGTTTGGTTACGTGAGACTGGTCGCCAACAGGGAGAAGCTCACGCTTTCGTATGTGGGGAACCATGACGGGGAGGTGCACGATGCCGTGGAGATCATGGCATCGGGGCAGGTCTTGAATGGTGTAGGGCGTGCTGCTAGCAGCAACGAAAGCAGTGTCGCTCCTCATCAGGGGCTTGGTTCGAGAGTTTCATGGTATGTTGGAGTTGCGAGCGTGCTTGTCCTTGGAGCTTTTCTTGGGTATGTTTTGGGTTTCGTTTCGCGTGCTCGAAGGGAAGGTGGTCCGAAGGCACAATGGACTGCTGTGAAGAGTGAGGAGACATGA
- the LOC125207322 gene encoding putative SNAP25 homologous protein SNAP30, with amino-acid sequence MFGFRRGAAPAEKPPRQTSNDDDSDDEESSSAPKNMGRRTASEPNLDSMSVQELEGYAVDQAEQTTRSVNNCLKIAEDIRGDASRTLETLHAQGEQIHRTHEMAADMEKDLSKGEKLLNSLGGMFSMPWKPKKGKAITGPTTSKDDNDVPKRATKEQRQKLGVDRKAKGSRTPDGEPTSALQKVDMEKEKQDDGLSDLSDILGDLKGMAVEMGSELDKQNKALDNLDEDIDELNSRVKGANTRARKLLNK; translated from the exons ATGTTTGGATTCAGAAGAGGAGCTGCACCTGCTGAGAAGCCACCTCGGCAGACATCCAATGACGATGATTCAGACGATGAGGAATCATCGTCAGCTCCTAAGAACATGGGGAGAAGAACTGCCTCTGAACCAAACCTTGACAGCATGTCTGTCCAAGAACTGGAGGGCTACGCGGTTGATCAGGCCGAGCAGACCACCAGGTCCGTCAACAACTGCTTGAAGATCGCGGAGGACATCAGAGGCGACGCGAGCAGGACTCTCGAGACCCTCCATGCGCAAGGCGAGCAGATCCACAGGACTCATGAAATGGCTGCTGACATGGAGAAGGACTTGAGCAag GGTGAGAAGTTGTTGAATAGTCTTGGTGGGATGTTTTCGATGCCGTGGAAGCCAAAGAAGGGGAAGGCCATCACAGGCCCTACAACTTCTAAAG ATGATAATGATGTTCCGAAACGCGCCACTAAAGAGCAACGACAGAAGTTAGGCGTGGATCGCAAAGCCAAGGGCTCTCGCACGCCTGATGGAGAACCAACAAGCGCTCTGCAGAAAGTCGAT ATGGAGAAGGAAAAGCAAGATGATGGGCTTTCAGATCTTAGTGATATCTTGGGAGATTTGAAAGGAATGGCTGTTGAAATGGGATCTGAGCTTGACAA GCAGAATAAGGCCCTTGATAATCTTGATGAGGACATAGACGAACTCAACTCGCGAGTGAAAGGCGCCAACACACGCGCTCGTAAATTGCTCAACAAGTAG